The Drosophila teissieri strain GT53w chromosome X, Prin_Dtei_1.1, whole genome shotgun sequence genome has a segment encoding these proteins:
- the LOC122624277 gene encoding serine protease gd isoform X1: MRLHLAAILILCIEHVSKAVAQGMPISPCPKVFQYRFDGSEWFGLMAVRSPDGHQPLHIRVTLSMRGKPTTYTQNYLGEIELLTRGKFTHNAPVLYKIRFPKHHFPPKLLLMSANNHVICFGSGEHSIFMTQIQLEHIRKLSFIPDKKSSLLLDPDEEEEVRKTVDKPPSTPHIQFKKKPFAQAPKEICGRIDRDLDFHLSQRTEPLHGENGDPKSSDGITSPVFVDDDEDDGLEHQFVDESEAEAEAIESDGADSLPSITRGSWPWLAAIYVNNLTSLDFQCGGSLVSGRVVISSAHCFKLFNKRYTSNEVLVFLGRHNLKNWNEEGSLAAPVDGIYIHPDFNSQLSSYDADIAVIILKDEVRFNTFIRPACLWSGSSKTEYIVGERGIVIGWSFDRSNSTQDQKLLPGQPGKKSTDASAPKVVKAPIVGNAECFRANAHFRSLSSNRTFCAGIQADERDTHQSGASIYTGISGAGLFIRRNNRWMLRGTVSAALPSVESTDPESSHKLCCKNQYIIYADVAKFLDWITAFVI; this comes from the exons ATGAGGCTGCACCTGGCGGCCATCCTGATCCTCTGCATCGAGCACGTATCCAAGGCGGTCGCCCAGGGAATGCCGATCAGTCCGTGCCCCAAGGTGTTCCAGTACCGCTTCGACGGCAGCGAATGGTTCGGCCTGATGGCCGTGCGCAGTCCGGATGGCCACCAGCCGCTCCACATCCGAGTGACGCTCTCGATGCGGGGCAAGCCCACGACG TACACACAGAACTATCTGGGCGAAATCGAGCTACTTACACGCGGCAAGTTCACCCACAATGCCCCGGTTCTGTACAAGATCCGCTTTCCCAAGCATCACTTCCCGCCCAAATTGCTGCTCATGTCGGCCAACAATCATGTGATCTGCTTTGGATCCGGCG AGCACAGCATCTTCATGACCCAAATCCAGTTGGAGCACATCAGGAAGTTGTCCTTTATACCGGATAAGAAGAGCTCCCTGTTGCTGGATcccgacgaggaggaggaggtgcgAAAAACGGTCGACAAGCCACCCAGTACGCCGCACATCCAGTTCAAGAA AAAACCCTTTGCCCAGGCGCCCAAGGAGATTTGCGGACGCATCGACAGGGATCTGGACTTTCACTTGTCCCAACGAACGGAACCACTTCATGGCGAAAACGGGGATCCAAAGAGCTCCGATGGCATCACATCGCCAGTTTTTGTCGATGACGACGAAGATGATGGCCTTGAGCATCAGTTTGTGGACGAATCGGAAGCGGAAGCAGAAGCGATAGAAAGCGATGGCGCTGATAGCCTGCCATCGATCACCAGGGGATCGTGGCCTTGGCTAGCGGCTATCTATGTGAACAACCTGACTTCCCTGGACTTTCAGTGTGGTGGATCGCTGGTCTCGGGCCGCGTGGTAATCAGCTCGGCACACTGCTTCAAGTTGTTCAACAAGCGCTACACATCCAACGAGGTGCTCGTCTTTCTGGGCCGTCACAACTTGAAGAACTGGAACGAGGAGGGATCTCTGGCGGCCCCCGTCGATGGCATTTACATTCATCCCGACTTTAACAGTCAGCTGAGCAGCTACGATGCGGATATCGCAGTGATTATACTCAAGGACGAAGTTCG ATTTAACACCTTTATTCGGCCCGCTTGCCTGTGGTCTGGTTCCAGCAAAACGGAGTATATAGTGGGCGAGCGGGGCATCGTCATCGGCTGGAGCTTTGACAGATCGAACAGCACCCAAGATCAGAAGCTGTTGCCGGGGCAACCGGGCAAGAAGTCCACCGATGCCAGTGCACCGAAGGTAGTAAAGGCTCCCATTGTCGGCAATGCCGAATGCTTTCGGGCCAATGCCCACTTTCGCAGCCTGTCCTCAAACCGAACATTTTGCGCCGGCATCCAGGCGGACGAGCGAGATACGCATCAGAGTGGTGCCAGCATTTACACCGGCATATCGGGGGCCGGTCTTTTCATCCGCCGGAACAATCGCTGGATGCTGCGTGGCACAGTGTCAGCGGCCCTGCCCTCCGTTGAGTCAACGGATCCGGAATCTAGCCATAAGCTTTGCTGTAAGAACCAGTACATCATATATGCCGACGTGGCCAAGTTTCTGGACTGGATCACGGCCTTCGTAATTTAA
- the LOC122624277 gene encoding serine protease gd isoform X2, whose translation MRLHLAAILILCIEHVSKAVAQGMPISPCPKVFQYRFDGSEWFGLMAVRSPDGHQPLHIRVTLSMRGKPTTNYLGEIELLTRGKFTHNAPVLYKIRFPKHHFPPKLLLMSANNHVICFGSGEHSIFMTQIQLEHIRKLSFIPDKKSSLLLDPDEEEEVRKTVDKPPSTPHIQFKKKPFAQAPKEICGRIDRDLDFHLSQRTEPLHGENGDPKSSDGITSPVFVDDDEDDGLEHQFVDESEAEAEAIESDGADSLPSITRGSWPWLAAIYVNNLTSLDFQCGGSLVSGRVVISSAHCFKLFNKRYTSNEVLVFLGRHNLKNWNEEGSLAAPVDGIYIHPDFNSQLSSYDADIAVIILKDEVRFNTFIRPACLWSGSSKTEYIVGERGIVIGWSFDRSNSTQDQKLLPGQPGKKSTDASAPKVVKAPIVGNAECFRANAHFRSLSSNRTFCAGIQADERDTHQSGASIYTGISGAGLFIRRNNRWMLRGTVSAALPSVESTDPESSHKLCCKNQYIIYADVAKFLDWITAFVI comes from the exons ATGAGGCTGCACCTGGCGGCCATCCTGATCCTCTGCATCGAGCACGTATCCAAGGCGGTCGCCCAGGGAATGCCGATCAGTCCGTGCCCCAAGGTGTTCCAGTACCGCTTCGACGGCAGCGAATGGTTCGGCCTGATGGCCGTGCGCAGTCCGGATGGCCACCAGCCGCTCCACATCCGAGTGACGCTCTCGATGCGGGGCAAGCCCACGACG AACTATCTGGGCGAAATCGAGCTACTTACACGCGGCAAGTTCACCCACAATGCCCCGGTTCTGTACAAGATCCGCTTTCCCAAGCATCACTTCCCGCCCAAATTGCTGCTCATGTCGGCCAACAATCATGTGATCTGCTTTGGATCCGGCG AGCACAGCATCTTCATGACCCAAATCCAGTTGGAGCACATCAGGAAGTTGTCCTTTATACCGGATAAGAAGAGCTCCCTGTTGCTGGATcccgacgaggaggaggaggtgcgAAAAACGGTCGACAAGCCACCCAGTACGCCGCACATCCAGTTCAAGAA AAAACCCTTTGCCCAGGCGCCCAAGGAGATTTGCGGACGCATCGACAGGGATCTGGACTTTCACTTGTCCCAACGAACGGAACCACTTCATGGCGAAAACGGGGATCCAAAGAGCTCCGATGGCATCACATCGCCAGTTTTTGTCGATGACGACGAAGATGATGGCCTTGAGCATCAGTTTGTGGACGAATCGGAAGCGGAAGCAGAAGCGATAGAAAGCGATGGCGCTGATAGCCTGCCATCGATCACCAGGGGATCGTGGCCTTGGCTAGCGGCTATCTATGTGAACAACCTGACTTCCCTGGACTTTCAGTGTGGTGGATCGCTGGTCTCGGGCCGCGTGGTAATCAGCTCGGCACACTGCTTCAAGTTGTTCAACAAGCGCTACACATCCAACGAGGTGCTCGTCTTTCTGGGCCGTCACAACTTGAAGAACTGGAACGAGGAGGGATCTCTGGCGGCCCCCGTCGATGGCATTTACATTCATCCCGACTTTAACAGTCAGCTGAGCAGCTACGATGCGGATATCGCAGTGATTATACTCAAGGACGAAGTTCG ATTTAACACCTTTATTCGGCCCGCTTGCCTGTGGTCTGGTTCCAGCAAAACGGAGTATATAGTGGGCGAGCGGGGCATCGTCATCGGCTGGAGCTTTGACAGATCGAACAGCACCCAAGATCAGAAGCTGTTGCCGGGGCAACCGGGCAAGAAGTCCACCGATGCCAGTGCACCGAAGGTAGTAAAGGCTCCCATTGTCGGCAATGCCGAATGCTTTCGGGCCAATGCCCACTTTCGCAGCCTGTCCTCAAACCGAACATTTTGCGCCGGCATCCAGGCGGACGAGCGAGATACGCATCAGAGTGGTGCCAGCATTTACACCGGCATATCGGGGGCCGGTCTTTTCATCCGCCGGAACAATCGCTGGATGCTGCGTGGCACAGTGTCAGCGGCCCTGCCCTCCGTTGAGTCAACGGATCCGGAATCTAGCCATAAGCTTTGCTGTAAGAACCAGTACATCATATATGCCGACGTGGCCAAGTTTCTGGACTGGATCACGGCCTTCGTAATTTAA
- the LOC122624277 gene encoding serine protease gd isoform X3, translating into MRLHLAAILILCIEHVSKAVAQGMPISPCPKVFQYRFDGSEWFGLMAVRSPDGHQPLHIRVTLSMRGKPTTNYLGEIELLTRGKFTHNAPVLYKIRFPKHHFPPKLLLMSANNHVICFGSGEHSIFMTQIQLEHIRKLSFIPDKKSSLLLDPDEEEEVRKTVDKPPSTPHIQFKKYASGF; encoded by the exons ATGAGGCTGCACCTGGCGGCCATCCTGATCCTCTGCATCGAGCACGTATCCAAGGCGGTCGCCCAGGGAATGCCGATCAGTCCGTGCCCCAAGGTGTTCCAGTACCGCTTCGACGGCAGCGAATGGTTCGGCCTGATGGCCGTGCGCAGTCCGGATGGCCACCAGCCGCTCCACATCCGAGTGACGCTCTCGATGCGGGGCAAGCCCACGACG AACTATCTGGGCGAAATCGAGCTACTTACACGCGGCAAGTTCACCCACAATGCCCCGGTTCTGTACAAGATCCGCTTTCCCAAGCATCACTTCCCGCCCAAATTGCTGCTCATGTCGGCCAACAATCATGTGATCTGCTTTGGATCCGGCG AGCACAGCATCTTCATGACCCAAATCCAGTTGGAGCACATCAGGAAGTTGTCCTTTATACCGGATAAGAAGAGCTCCCTGTTGCTGGATcccgacgaggaggaggaggtgcgAAAAACGGTCGACAAGCCACCCAGTACGCCGCACATCCAGTTCAAGAAGTATGCATCCGGATTTTG A
- the LOC122624788 gene encoding protein twisted gastrulation codes for MHNASLGSAIWNRMQWLCYFVVLFLGLAPLAALANDDGCNEVVCGSVVSKCLITQSCQCKLNDCHCCKDCLNCLGELYIECCGCLDMCPKHKDALPSLTPRSEIGDIEGVPELFDTLTAEDDEGWSTIRFSMRAGFKQRVQGGAGGADAGNGNGNGNAGSAGVTLCTVIYVNSCIRANKCRQQCESMGASSYRWFHDGCCECVGENCLNYGINESRCRGCPEDQDQLLTADTVPAEAEQDLERFFGNEEIEDEWGYGEEDEFS; via the coding sequence ATGCATAATGCATCATTAGGCAGCGCGATCTGGAACAGAATGCAGTGGCTGTGTTACTTCGTCGTACTCTTCCTGGGATTGGCTCCGTTGGCGGCCTTGGCCAACGATGATGGATGCAACGAGGTTGTCTGCGGATCGGTGGTGTCCAAGTGCCTCATCACCCAGAGCTGCCAGTGCAAGTTGAAtgactgccactgctgcaaGGACTGTCTGAACTGCCTGGGCGAACTGTACATCGAGTGCTGCGGCTGCCTGGACATGTGTCCCAAGCACAAGGATGCCCTGCCCTCGCTGACACCGCGATCGGAAATCGGGGACATTGAGGGTGTGCCCGAGCTGTTCGACACCCTGACCGCCGAGGATGACGAGGGATGGTCCACCATACGCTTCTCCATGCGTGCCGGCTTCAAGCAGCGCGTCCAAGGCGGCGCCGGTGGCGCTGATGCcggaaatggcaatggaaatggaaatgctggcTCCGCAGGTGTCACCCTATGCACGGTCATCTATGTGAACTCGTGCATCCGGGCGAACAAGTGCCGGCAGCAGTGCGAGAGCATGGGCGCCAGTAGCTATCGATGGTTCCACGACGGATGCTGCGAGTGCGTCGGCGAGAATTGCCTCAACTACGGAATCAACGAGAGTCGCTGCCGCGGCTGTCCGGAGGATCAGGACCAGTTGCTCACCGCCGACACCGTTCCGGCGGAGGCTGAACAGGATCTGGAGCGGTTCTTTGGCAACGAGGAGATCGAGGATGAGTGGGGCTACGGCGAGGAGGATGAATTTTCCTAA
- the LOC122623692 gene encoding cell wall protein AWA1 isoform X2 has translation MMAMTAASASMSTAASLTNSASTDCSSSMQGSTTSSASSDVMTLTTTAASSWCAIPASSRLRVLRLVRPHQRRLLVGGPERGSTYGFTVRGGREHGTGFFVSHVEHGGEAQLKGLRIGDQILRINGFRLDDAVHKEFIQLVAGQDRVTLKVRGVGMLPVRDQPEERLSWSVVKLPSVSGTPSESSFKGERRGASRDISVVLHVAPRTKLGLGICKGPEWKPGIFVQFTKERSVAREAGLRPGDQILSVNSIDFSDVLFSEAVAVMKSSSKLDMVVRTAAGCDLFPGESSGYNSSASSVTGDQSPCWADAKSKRLTAVREESGAGGAGGAGPGAGSPNWSQGVEVHKQMNRTIIKLTENGTSINNTYIASSGGSSVSGSGSSASGTSGRSQQSQSHPSRNSTTMKRSHLRPVNSSGSGAGLAGGSAGSAGSSGSGSGGVIAAPAPPPPAMNEGANASGSVGSSLSSAITEELKKRKEQQHQQRNNRDRDRDVNGNGNVDRQLMGHNGNAVGNGVGSGGHRGCSSGGQVSHRQRANVAGVAATLQGSERISNLPGAGGAGGSSGSSGAGGDQHTALMDEFKRAHQRMFRNGFHESEHKERGETLKRTSIMPDESCYRNSINSNGFSGNRSNSNTSSTSNTSNTGNTSNTGNFSSNNRLQPQNGVHPANGNGSPELPPPPPQFANPQTKQMPPQQLKLMTGNAAANGSGSGNGSASGNGLGNGSLAKVKQPMSPMRSASISVGGFRPPATPQPDYDAVQLRSPPASGAVSGRDVATSQQQRRTLRLGTVTIGEYGDQRTTTKRETLRKTNGEPASNGILKNGSSRSSASFNHGSSSHHAEKSIKFGN, from the exons ATGATGGCGATGACAGCAGCCTCGGCTTCGATGTCCACAGCCGCATCGCTGACCAACTCGGCGTCGACggactgcagcagcagcatgcaGGGATCGACGACCAGTTCGGCGTCCAGCGATGTGATGACCTTGACGACCACGGCGGCCTCCTCGTGGTGCGCCATTCCCGCGAGCTCCCGCCTCCGCGTGCTGCGCCTGGTGAGGCCGCATCAGAGGCGACTCCTGGTGGGCGGACCGGAGAGGGGCAGCACCTACGGATTCACGGTGCGCGGCGGACGGGAGCACGGCACCGGCTTCTTTGTGTCCCACGTGGAGCACGGCGGCGAGGCGCAGCTGAAGGGTCTGCGG ATTGGCGACCAGATCTTGCGGATCAATGGCTTCCGCCTGGACGATGCCGTGCACAAGGAGTTCATCCAACTGGTGGCTGGCCAGGATCGGGTCACCCTGAAAGTGCGCGGTGTGGGAATGCTGCCTGTGAGGGA CCAACCAGAGGAACGCTTGTCCTGGAGCGTGGTGAAGCTGCCCAGCGTAAGTGGCACTCCCTCGGAGAGCTCCTTCAAGGGCGAGAGACGCGGCGCCAGCCGGGACATCAGTGTGGTGCTCCATGTGGCGCCCAGGACGAAGCTGGGACTGGGCATTTGCAAGGGTCCCGAGTGGAAGCCGGGCATCTTTGTGCAGTTCACCAAGGAGCGGAGTGTGGCCCGGGAGGCGGGCTTGCGGCCGGGTGACCAGATCCTCAGCGTCAACAGCATCGACTTCTCGGACGTCCTCTTCAGCGAGGCCGTCGCCGTGatgaagagcagcagcaaactggACATGGTGGTGCGCACGGCGGCCGGATGTGACCTCTTTCCGGGTGAATCCAGTGGCTACAACAGCTCTGCCAGCTCGGTGACGGGCGATCAGAGTCCTTGCTGGGCGGACGCCAAGTCCAAGCGCTTGACGGCGGTCAGGGAGGAGTCCggagcaggtggagcaggtggagcaggACCCGGGGCAGGCAGTCCCAATTGGTCGCAGGGCGTCGAGGTGCACAAGCAGATGAACAGGACCATCATCAAGTTGACGGAGAACGGGACTTCCATTAACAACACATACATAGCCAGTTCCGGTGGCAGTTCCGTTTCGGGTTCCGGCTCTTCGGCCAGCGGAACTTCCGGCCGCAGTCAGCAGTCACAATCGCATCCATCCCGCAACTCAACCACCATGAAGCGTAGCCATCTGAGGCCGGTCAACTCCTCTGGTTCCGGCGCGGGATTAGCAGGCGGATCTGCTGGATCTGCTGGATCTtctggatcaggatcaggaggagTCATCGCTGCAcctgctccaccgccgccggcgATGAATGAAGGAGCCAATGCCAGTGGCTCAGTGGGCAGCAGTCTCTCCAGTGCCATAACCGAGGAGCTCAAGAAGCGCAAAGAG cagcagcatcagcagcgcAACAATCGAGATCGAGATCGGGAtgtgaatggaaatggaaacgtgGATCGCCAGCTGATGGGCCACAATGGAAATGCAGTTGGAAATGGAGTTGGAAGTGGAGGGCACCGCGGCTGCAGCTCCGGCGGCCAAGTGTCGCATCGCCAGCGGGCGAATGTTGCTGGCGTGGCTGCAACATTGCAGGGCAGCGAACGCATCAGCAATTTGCCAGGCGCTGGAGGGGCAGGTGGTTCAAGTGGCTCAAGTGGCGCTGGCGGAGATCAGCACACGGCGCTGATGGACGAATTCAAGCGGGCGCACCAGCGAATGTTCAGGAACGGGTTCCATGAGAGCGAGCACAAG GAGCGCGGTGAAACGCTGAAACGCACCTCGATTATGCCGGATGAGAGCTGTTATCGGAACAGTATCAACAGCAATGGCTTCAGCGGcaacaggagcaacagcaacacaagcAGCACAAGCAACACAAGCAACACGGGCAACACAAGCAACACGGGCAACTTCAGTAGCAACAATCGCCTGCAGCCCCAGAACGGAGTCCATCCGGCGAATGGCAACGGGTCGCCGGAACTGCCGCCACCG CCACCGCAGTTCGCCAATCCGCAGACAAAGCAGATGCCGCCGCAGCAGCTCAAGCTGATGACCGGAAACGCAGCGGCGaacggaagcggaagtggaaatggaagtgcAAGCGGAAATGGGCTGGGCAACGGCAGCTTGGCCAAGGTCAAGCAGCCCATGTCGCCCATGCGCAGTGCCAGCATCAGTGTGGGCGGATTCCGACCACCAGCCACGCCCCAGCCCGACTACGATGCCGTCCAGCTGCGATCGCCGCCAGCAAGCGGTGCGGTTTCTGGACGGGATGTGGCCAcgagccagcagcagcggcgcaCCCTGCGACTGGGCACCGTGACCATTGGGGAGTACGGGGATCAGCGGACGACGACGAAGCGGGAAACGCTGCGCAAAACGAATGGCGAGCCCGCATCCAATGGGATCCTGAAGAATGGCAGCAGTCGGAGCAGCGCCAGCTTCAATCACGGCTCCTCCTCCCATCACGCGGAGAAGTCCATCAAGTTTGGGAACTGA
- the LOC122623692 gene encoding cell wall protein AWA1 isoform X1 — MMAMTAASASMSTAASLTNSASTDCSSSMQGSTTSSASSDVMTLTTTAASSWCAIPASSRLRVLRLVRPHQRRLLVGGPERGSTYGFTVRGGREHGTGFFVSHVEHGGEAQLKGLRIGDQILRINGFRLDDAVHKEFIQLVAGQDRVTLKVRGVGMLPVRDQPEERLSWSVVKLPSVSGTPSESSFKGERRGASRDISVVLHVAPRTKLGLGICKGPEWKPGIFVQFTKERSVAREAGLRPGDQILSVNSIDFSDVLFSEAVAVMKSSSKLDMVVRTAAGCDLFPGESSGYNSSASSVTGDQSPCWADAKSKRLTAVREESGAGGAGGAGPGAGSPNWSQGVEVHKQMNRTIIKLTENGTSINNTYIASSGGSSVSGSGSSASGTSGRSQQSQSHPSRNSTTMKRSHLRPVNSSGSGAGLAGGSAGSAGSSGSGSGGVIAAPAPPPPAMNEGANASGSVGSSLSSAITEELKKRKEKQQQHQQRNNRDRDRDVNGNGNVDRQLMGHNGNAVGNGVGSGGHRGCSSGGQVSHRQRANVAGVAATLQGSERISNLPGAGGAGGSSGSSGAGGDQHTALMDEFKRAHQRMFRNGFHESEHKERGETLKRTSIMPDESCYRNSINSNGFSGNRSNSNTSSTSNTSNTGNTSNTGNFSSNNRLQPQNGVHPANGNGSPELPPPPPQFANPQTKQMPPQQLKLMTGNAAANGSGSGNGSASGNGLGNGSLAKVKQPMSPMRSASISVGGFRPPATPQPDYDAVQLRSPPASGAVSGRDVATSQQQRRTLRLGTVTIGEYGDQRTTTKRETLRKTNGEPASNGILKNGSSRSSASFNHGSSSHHAEKSIKFGN, encoded by the exons ATGATGGCGATGACAGCAGCCTCGGCTTCGATGTCCACAGCCGCATCGCTGACCAACTCGGCGTCGACggactgcagcagcagcatgcaGGGATCGACGACCAGTTCGGCGTCCAGCGATGTGATGACCTTGACGACCACGGCGGCCTCCTCGTGGTGCGCCATTCCCGCGAGCTCCCGCCTCCGCGTGCTGCGCCTGGTGAGGCCGCATCAGAGGCGACTCCTGGTGGGCGGACCGGAGAGGGGCAGCACCTACGGATTCACGGTGCGCGGCGGACGGGAGCACGGCACCGGCTTCTTTGTGTCCCACGTGGAGCACGGCGGCGAGGCGCAGCTGAAGGGTCTGCGG ATTGGCGACCAGATCTTGCGGATCAATGGCTTCCGCCTGGACGATGCCGTGCACAAGGAGTTCATCCAACTGGTGGCTGGCCAGGATCGGGTCACCCTGAAAGTGCGCGGTGTGGGAATGCTGCCTGTGAGGGA CCAACCAGAGGAACGCTTGTCCTGGAGCGTGGTGAAGCTGCCCAGCGTAAGTGGCACTCCCTCGGAGAGCTCCTTCAAGGGCGAGAGACGCGGCGCCAGCCGGGACATCAGTGTGGTGCTCCATGTGGCGCCCAGGACGAAGCTGGGACTGGGCATTTGCAAGGGTCCCGAGTGGAAGCCGGGCATCTTTGTGCAGTTCACCAAGGAGCGGAGTGTGGCCCGGGAGGCGGGCTTGCGGCCGGGTGACCAGATCCTCAGCGTCAACAGCATCGACTTCTCGGACGTCCTCTTCAGCGAGGCCGTCGCCGTGatgaagagcagcagcaaactggACATGGTGGTGCGCACGGCGGCCGGATGTGACCTCTTTCCGGGTGAATCCAGTGGCTACAACAGCTCTGCCAGCTCGGTGACGGGCGATCAGAGTCCTTGCTGGGCGGACGCCAAGTCCAAGCGCTTGACGGCGGTCAGGGAGGAGTCCggagcaggtggagcaggtggagcaggACCCGGGGCAGGCAGTCCCAATTGGTCGCAGGGCGTCGAGGTGCACAAGCAGATGAACAGGACCATCATCAAGTTGACGGAGAACGGGACTTCCATTAACAACACATACATAGCCAGTTCCGGTGGCAGTTCCGTTTCGGGTTCCGGCTCTTCGGCCAGCGGAACTTCCGGCCGCAGTCAGCAGTCACAATCGCATCCATCCCGCAACTCAACCACCATGAAGCGTAGCCATCTGAGGCCGGTCAACTCCTCTGGTTCCGGCGCGGGATTAGCAGGCGGATCTGCTGGATCTGCTGGATCTtctggatcaggatcaggaggagTCATCGCTGCAcctgctccaccgccgccggcgATGAATGAAGGAGCCAATGCCAGTGGCTCAGTGGGCAGCAGTCTCTCCAGTGCCATAACCGAGGAGCTCAAGAAGCGCAAAGAG aagcagcagcagcatcagcagcgcAACAATCGAGATCGAGATCGGGAtgtgaatggaaatggaaacgtgGATCGCCAGCTGATGGGCCACAATGGAAATGCAGTTGGAAATGGAGTTGGAAGTGGAGGGCACCGCGGCTGCAGCTCCGGCGGCCAAGTGTCGCATCGCCAGCGGGCGAATGTTGCTGGCGTGGCTGCAACATTGCAGGGCAGCGAACGCATCAGCAATTTGCCAGGCGCTGGAGGGGCAGGTGGTTCAAGTGGCTCAAGTGGCGCTGGCGGAGATCAGCACACGGCGCTGATGGACGAATTCAAGCGGGCGCACCAGCGAATGTTCAGGAACGGGTTCCATGAGAGCGAGCACAAG GAGCGCGGTGAAACGCTGAAACGCACCTCGATTATGCCGGATGAGAGCTGTTATCGGAACAGTATCAACAGCAATGGCTTCAGCGGcaacaggagcaacagcaacacaagcAGCACAAGCAACACAAGCAACACGGGCAACACAAGCAACACGGGCAACTTCAGTAGCAACAATCGCCTGCAGCCCCAGAACGGAGTCCATCCGGCGAATGGCAACGGGTCGCCGGAACTGCCGCCACCG CCACCGCAGTTCGCCAATCCGCAGACAAAGCAGATGCCGCCGCAGCAGCTCAAGCTGATGACCGGAAACGCAGCGGCGaacggaagcggaagtggaaatggaagtgcAAGCGGAAATGGGCTGGGCAACGGCAGCTTGGCCAAGGTCAAGCAGCCCATGTCGCCCATGCGCAGTGCCAGCATCAGTGTGGGCGGATTCCGACCACCAGCCACGCCCCAGCCCGACTACGATGCCGTCCAGCTGCGATCGCCGCCAGCAAGCGGTGCGGTTTCTGGACGGGATGTGGCCAcgagccagcagcagcggcgcaCCCTGCGACTGGGCACCGTGACCATTGGGGAGTACGGGGATCAGCGGACGACGACGAAGCGGGAAACGCTGCGCAAAACGAATGGCGAGCCCGCATCCAATGGGATCCTGAAGAATGGCAGCAGTCGGAGCAGCGCCAGCTTCAATCACGGCTCCTCCTCCCATCACGCGGAGAAGTCCATCAAGTTTGGGAACTGA